CAGGCCAGCCATGATAATCAAGCCCGCCATGCTGTTGTGCTGAACGCCCGTCAGACTAAGCACCAGTCCGAATACCACCATCACCGCCAGGTTGGTGAGCAGGAAAAGCGCGATACGCATCATATGATTCAGATTTCCTCTTTCAGCAAAAGCAACAAAAGTGTTTGCAACACCCACATCGTATGGGTTACGCCGCCATTTTCAAGCACCCATAACCTTTATGTTACCAAATTAACATAACTTTACATTTTTATTGAGGAATGATCCGGGAAAAACACGGAGCGTCGCCCACACCAAGCGGACCGTTTGCAAAACAGCCAATAGCAAGGAATCTGATGTAGTTATGTTGGAAATCATGAAAGAACCTGGCATATACGCAAGTTTAGATGTAATAAAATATAATTCGCGTAATATTTTTCCTGAAATGGCGAAAAACATCAGTCAGCCTGACCTGTGGCAAAGAACCGTAGCGCAGAGGAGATGCAACCAGATCCGCTTTGCCGCATCTCGCACGAATGATTCAAAATATCGTGGTATCCATACGCATTTTCGCGGCTTAACAGATGCCAGTCACATCATAGTGATATCACTGGACCAGAGGCGCATCCTCCAAACCCAGCAATTTTTCGAACTCCTCCGCCGGCATTGGCCGACCAAACAGATAGCCTTGCGCCTGCTCACATCCCTTGTTGAGCAATCTTTCACACTGCTCCTGCGTTTCCACGCCTTCGGCGATCACATCCAGACCGAAGCTTTTTCCCAGATAGAGAATCGCGCGAACAATCGCCGCATCCGGCGCCGACTCGCACATAGCGCGCACAAAGGTTTGATCGATCTTAAGCCGCGTGACCGGGTAATGCTTCAGCATGCTGAGTGACGCATAGCCTGTGCCATAGTCGTCAAACGCAATGCCGACGCCGCTGCTACGCAGCTCATTGAGGGGCTTCATCATATTCTCGTCATGCCGCAATATGATGTTCTCCGTGATTTCCAACTCCAGCGCACCGGGTTTAAGGCCCGTTTGCGTCAGGACTTCCTTGATTTTCTGCGCCAGCATGCCGGAGCGGAACTGGGCCGCGAACAAGTTGATGCTGATACGGAAATTCCCCGCGCCGGACCGGCACCAGTCAGATGCCTGCTGACAAGCGGACCGCACGACCCAGTCGCCAATACGCTCCGCCCAGGGGCCGCGCTCCAGCGCGGACATAAACGCAGCCGGCCCCAGCAGCCCTTTATAAGGATGACGCCAGCGCAGCAACGCTTCCGCACCCACTACCTTACTGTTAACCAGGCTGACCTGAGGCTGATAAAACACCTCGAACTCTTCCTGCTCATACGCCCGGATGAATTCCAGTTGGAAAGCATGCCGGGCCTGAAACACTTCTCTCAATTCGCGAGTAAAGAAGCGATAGCAGTTACGCCCATCCGCCTTCGCCTGATATAACGCCAGATCGGCGCTGGTGAGCAGATCCTGCACGGTTGTCCCATGTGCCGGATACATGACCAGCCCGATGCTGGCGCTGGTGTTGATTTGCTTGTCATCCACCGGCACGGCTTGCGAAATATCATAAATGATTTTTTCCGCCAGTTTTGCCACCTGCGACTCGTCATTCTGCTTCGGCAACAGAATCGCGAACTCATCGCCCCCCATGCGGGCCACCAAATCGCCGGAACAGACATTATCCTGTAATCGTTTGGCGACGCTGGACAGAATCTCGTCGCCGCTGGCATGGCCAAGACTGTCGTTGATATCCTTAAAACCATCCAGATCGATAATCATGATGGCGGTCGGCTCGCCGTTTTTCAGCACCTGCTCCAGCGTGGAAGTCAGTAATGTGCGGTTAGCCAGCCCGGTCAGCGGATCGCGGTGCGCCTGCAGGAACAACCGCTCTTCGTAGCGTTGCCTTTCGGTGATATCGCGCAGAATGATGCCGTAGCGCGTCTGATTGTTGACATGCCACATTGACACCGTAAGCTCGGTTGGAATCAGGGTGCCGGGCAATGCGCGCGTTTCCAGCTCGATCGAGCTACCTTTGAATATCGCGGTTTTGTCCGTCGCCAGATGATGCAACTGCACCACGAACATATCCGGCACGATAATGCTGATGTGTTCGCCAACAATCTGGTCACGGCTGTACTCCAGCATTTTTTCTGCCGACTCGTTCCAGAAAGTGATAGTGCCCCTGTCGTTGACGCAGAGAATGGCGTCCGGCGAGGATTCGGCGATGCTCTCAAAGCGGGCCTGGCTGGCACGACGCGCCAGATCCAAACGCCGCATCTCTAGTTTGTCCATCACCAGCGCGGCAAAATCCTGCAAATTATGTGCATCGCGGGCGCTGAGAGAAGATCGGGGTTTGTTGTCAATAATACATAACACGCCGATAGGAAAACCGCTCGGCGTCCGCAATGGGATACCAGCGTAAAAACGGATGTGCGGCTCGCCGGTTACCAATGGATTATCATGGAAGCGAGGGTCTTTGCGCGTATCGGGGATCACCATGATCCGTTTTTTAAGAATCGCATGCGCACAGAATGATTCGTCCCTTGACGTTTCGCACACCGACATGCCGACGCTGGCGGCAAACAGTTGTCGTTCTTCCTCTACCAGCGAAATCAATACGATAGGGACGTTGAAAACGTTAGCCGCCAGATTGATCAAATTGTCAAAACCAGGATCAGACAGTGGTTTACTGATGCCGTACTCTCTCAATGCCTCAAGTCGGCTTTTCTCATCTTTATTTGCTGGGGCTCGACTCATGGGGGTTCCCCTCACATTATCCATTGTTTTTTCTTTCAGAAAAAATTGTAGCCTGTTGTCGCGACGATGCTTACCGTAACTTTTCACGCAAAAAAAATCATCGATGAATAAAATCCATCGATCTCTTTCGATTAAATTTAAAACGATAACTGGCTACTATCCCTCTTTGCTCAGTCTCTTCCCCACACCAGGGTTCGCCTCTTTCATGCAAATTATCGGGCAGCATCAACAGAATAGCAAAATGCAGACGCGGAGGAAGACCTGTCGCCAAGATTTTCTAAGATTCCTGGATTCCCATAAAAATAGAGGAAAACACGAGTGGTTAATTATCTTAATAGATCGTTATTCCCAATCGTCAATGCAAAGTTGATAACTTATTACTATAAAAATGTACTTATTTACGACTTCTCAAAACTGATAGAACAGCGGATACGTTTTCCCGATCGGTTAAATGCCGATAAAAGACTTTCTCTTTAAGAAAATTGGCGCGTAAAACCGAAATAACAATTACATCTACCGGCGTTATATCCGTGCCGATCTCATTCTGTCCCGATGTAGATATGAGCGGAAAAAACAGGCTGCTATTCGCTCACTCGCTTTATGCCGGACAAAATCTGACGGTTCGCCTGGAGCAAATGCATTAAAAAAAGAGAAGAGAAAGTAAAGTGATAGTACAAAAATGCGGAGCGGCAAGCCCAAAGACTCACAATTAATG
The DNA window shown above is from Dickeya dadantii NCPPB 898 and carries:
- a CDS encoding sensor domain-containing phosphodiesterase, which encodes MSRAPANKDEKSRLEALREYGISKPLSDPGFDNLINLAANVFNVPIVLISLVEEERQLFAASVGMSVCETSRDESFCAHAILKKRIMVIPDTRKDPRFHDNPLVTGEPHIRFYAGIPLRTPSGFPIGVLCIIDNKPRSSLSARDAHNLQDFAALVMDKLEMRRLDLARRASQARFESIAESSPDAILCVNDRGTITFWNESAEKMLEYSRDQIVGEHISIIVPDMFVVQLHHLATDKTAIFKGSSIELETRALPGTLIPTELTVSMWHVNNQTRYGIILRDITERQRYEERLFLQAHRDPLTGLANRTLLTSTLEQVLKNGEPTAIMIIDLDGFKDINDSLGHASGDEILSSVAKRLQDNVCSGDLVARMGGDEFAILLPKQNDESQVAKLAEKIIYDISQAVPVDDKQINTSASIGLVMYPAHGTTVQDLLTSADLALYQAKADGRNCYRFFTRELREVFQARHAFQLEFIRAYEQEEFEVFYQPQVSLVNSKVVGAEALLRWRHPYKGLLGPAAFMSALERGPWAERIGDWVVRSACQQASDWCRSGAGNFRISINLFAAQFRSGMLAQKIKEVLTQTGLKPGALELEITENIILRHDENMMKPLNELRSSGVGIAFDDYGTGYASLSMLKHYPVTRLKIDQTFVRAMCESAPDAAIVRAILYLGKSFGLDVIAEGVETQEQCERLLNKGCEQAQGYLFGRPMPAEEFEKLLGLEDAPLVQ